A genomic stretch from Telmatocola sphagniphila includes:
- the nuoL gene encoding NADH-quinone oxidoreductase subunit L yields MSEFLAKPGSLYVMATLLPLAACTILLIAGFIRGITGRYQPSRIGAYFCTFCMLISAVLALFGLSQVLGRSTEELSRDYTGRMDWLRFPMFPRAAMENHGAALQLGYRIDLLSAILFAMVTFIASLIFIFSLGYMREETNSEVNDHEAHIHRHGRFGRFFLYLSLFCFSMLNLLIADNLFQVFLSWELVGVCSFLLIGFYHERKKAGLAANKAFIMNRIGDAGFLIGLAIVWFYFGTFNFQEIFAKIRTPEVDRVGRTAPPELVNQFLRGDRNGDDANQMKLNVHGKYLLIFPSQWRVADFEDRQVCSEETPPEDNDMNFMALPYWLFLVMGAGLFLGCVGKSAQFPLHTWLPDAMEGPTPVSALIHAATMVAAGVYLVGRCFPLFAEEVLILIAYTGAFTAFLAATIAVAQNDIKRVLAYSTVSQLGFMMLALGVGGWVAGLMHLVTHAFFKALLFLGSGSVIYGCHHEQDLRKMGGLRHKMPITAVTMLLGVLAIIGTPFFSGWYSKERILTTAYGFGLHEGKHILLFVLPVFTAGLTAFYMFRMWFLTFTGKPRDQHIYEKVHESPTIMVLPLAILAFCSLGIAWGWPLWDVEASQLGEALAKAEPTFISSQFAGSIETAHHGHLVVTALALGLAALGSLAAYLLFVVKLEFALAKEANPNWLHNFFLNRWYFDELYDRIFVKPTIVVADDFARMDKTSPGKNPDKIDCTIQLNSLDGWINAIGLTLFKLGLSLRRVQSGSIRRYVLTLVITGGCIFALLSLLMASH; encoded by the coding sequence ATGTCTGAATTCCTCGCTAAACCCGGTTCGCTCTATGTTATGGCCACACTGCTGCCGCTGGCGGCTTGCACGATCCTATTGATTGCCGGTTTCATTCGAGGAATTACCGGTCGATACCAACCTTCGCGAATCGGTGCATACTTTTGCACATTCTGCATGTTAATAAGTGCGGTTTTGGCTCTATTCGGTCTAAGCCAGGTTCTGGGTCGTTCTACGGAAGAACTCAGTCGAGATTACACCGGCCGCATGGATTGGTTGCGATTTCCCATGTTCCCCAGAGCTGCAATGGAAAATCATGGGGCCGCTCTGCAGTTGGGGTATCGGATCGATCTTCTTTCCGCAATTCTCTTCGCGATGGTCACTTTCATCGCTTCCCTAATCTTCATTTTCTCGCTCGGATATATGCGTGAAGAAACCAATTCTGAGGTGAACGATCATGAAGCCCACATTCATCGACACGGCCGCTTCGGTCGCTTTTTTCTTTATCTCAGCCTGTTTTGCTTCTCCATGCTCAATCTCCTCATCGCTGACAATCTCTTCCAGGTTTTCTTATCCTGGGAGTTGGTCGGCGTTTGTTCCTTCCTGCTGATCGGCTTTTATCACGAACGGAAAAAGGCCGGATTGGCCGCCAACAAAGCGTTTATTATGAATCGAATAGGCGATGCCGGCTTTCTCATCGGTCTGGCAATCGTCTGGTTTTACTTTGGCACTTTCAACTTTCAGGAAATCTTCGCCAAGATCCGTACTCCCGAGGTCGATCGGGTCGGACGCACCGCACCTCCGGAATTAGTCAATCAGTTTCTGCGCGGCGATCGCAATGGCGATGACGCCAACCAGATGAAACTGAATGTTCACGGAAAGTACCTTCTGATATTTCCTTCGCAGTGGAGAGTTGCCGACTTTGAAGACCGGCAAGTCTGTTCGGAGGAGACACCCCCCGAAGATAACGACATGAACTTCATGGCCCTGCCTTACTGGCTGTTCCTAGTGATGGGCGCGGGGTTATTTCTGGGCTGTGTCGGCAAGTCAGCCCAATTCCCGCTCCACACCTGGCTTCCGGATGCGATGGAGGGGCCCACCCCGGTGAGTGCCTTGATTCACGCCGCGACCATGGTGGCGGCCGGGGTCTATCTCGTAGGCCGTTGTTTTCCTTTATTCGCCGAAGAAGTTTTGATACTTATTGCTTACACGGGAGCCTTCACGGCTTTCCTGGCGGCCACCATCGCGGTCGCTCAAAATGATATTAAACGAGTGCTAGCCTATTCCACTGTCAGCCAGTTGGGATTCATGATGCTGGCCCTGGGAGTAGGTGGTTGGGTGGCCGGTCTTATGCATCTGGTAACGCATGCTTTCTTTAAAGCGCTTTTGTTCCTCGGCTCTGGTAGCGTAATTTATGGTTGCCATCACGAGCAGGATCTTCGGAAAATGGGTGGACTTCGCCACAAGATGCCAATAACAGCCGTCACTATGCTGCTTGGCGTACTGGCTATCATTGGAACCCCCTTTTTCAGTGGCTGGTATAGCAAGGAAAGAATCCTCACAACCGCCTACGGCTTCGGTCTTCACGAGGGAAAGCATATCCTTCTATTCGTGCTGCCTGTTTTCACGGCCGGATTGACTGCCTTTTACATGTTCCGAATGTGGTTCCTCACCTTCACTGGCAAGCCGCGTGACCAGCATATCTACGAAAAAGTGCATGAATCGCCGACAATCATGGTGTTGCCGCTGGCTATCCTAGCATTTTGCAGCCTGGGAATAGCCTGGGGATGGCCGCTCTGGGATGTGGAAGCAAGTCAGTTGGGCGAGGCGCTTGCCAAGGCGGAGCCTACTTTTATTTCCTCGCAATTTGCCGGAAGCATCGAAACCGCACATCACGGTCATCTGGTCGTGACAGCTCTCGCGCTGGGCTTGGCGGCTCTGGGATCGTTGGCCGCCTACCTGCTCTTCGTAGTCAAGCTGGAATTTGCCCTGGCGAAAGAGGCCAATCCGAATTGGCTGCATAATTTCTTCCTGAACAGATGGTACTTCGATGAACTCTACGACAGGATCTTTGTAAAACCCACAATCGTGGTAGCGGACGATTTCGCCCGCATGGACAAAACGTCTCCCGGCAAGAATCCGGACAAGATTGATTGCACGATTCAGTTGAATAGCCTGGATGGCTGGATTAATGCAATTGGCCTGACGTTGTTCAAACTGGGTTTGAGTCTTCGGAGAGTACAATCGGGAAGCATCAGACGATATGTTCTGACGCTGGTAATTACTGGAGGCTGTATCTTCGCCTTGCTCTCGCTTTTAATGGCATCCCACTAG
- the nuoK gene encoding NADH-quinone oxidoreductase subunit NuoK, producing the protein MNEVGLVHYQVLSAFVFACGLICILSKRNAIGILMGVELILNASNINFVASAKYDSKMAIEGPVFALIVIVLAAAEAAVALAIILNFYNNHQTIDVDRAEELKG; encoded by the coding sequence ATGAACGAAGTCGGGCTAGTCCATTATCAGGTACTGAGCGCTTTTGTGTTCGCATGCGGATTGATCTGCATTTTGTCTAAGCGGAACGCCATCGGCATCTTGATGGGTGTGGAACTCATCCTTAACGCGTCCAATATCAATTTCGTCGCATCGGCGAAATACGATAGCAAAATGGCAATTGAAGGGCCGGTGTTCGCGTTGATAGTGATTGTCCTGGCCGCGGCCGAGGCGGCGGTGGCTTTAGCGATCATTCTCAATTTTTACAACAATCACCAAACGATTGACGTAGACCGCGCGGAGGAACTCAAAGGTTAA
- a CDS encoding NADH-quinone oxidoreductase subunit J family protein: protein MTTEAFLFWLLASVIGFTSAGLVLSQNIVRCAIWLLGSLFGIALLYFLLGAEFVGATQLIIYVGGTMVLVVFAVMLTSQQAFLKLKPTLVEFIGIGILGLLIFGLIANTLVAEQKTPMPRHPATGASVGSLGMAFLGLVDQKPNNPSYLFPFEIISIQLLVALIGAAYMARAKRPGTKMEARK from the coding sequence ATGACCACTGAAGCATTTTTATTCTGGTTGCTCGCGAGTGTGATCGGATTCACCTCGGCAGGCCTGGTACTATCCCAGAATATCGTTCGCTGCGCGATATGGCTGCTGGGTTCGCTGTTCGGAATTGCCCTACTCTATTTCCTGCTTGGTGCCGAATTCGTCGGTGCGACTCAACTGATCATCTACGTGGGCGGAACCATGGTTCTTGTCGTATTCGCAGTGATGTTGACTTCGCAGCAAGCCTTCCTGAAACTCAAGCCAACTCTTGTCGAATTCATAGGCATAGGCATTCTGGGCTTGCTCATTTTCGGACTGATTGCGAACACTTTAGTCGCGGAACAAAAGACTCCCATGCCCCGACATCCCGCTACAGGAGCGAGCGTTGGCAGTTTAGGAATGGCGTTTTTGGGTCTGGTCGATCAGAAGCCGAACAATCCGAGTTACTTGTTCCCCTTCGAAATCATTTCGATCCAGTTACTCGTCGCACTAATTGGGGCAGCTTATATGGCCCGCGCTAAGCGCCCCGGTACGAAAATGGAGGCCCGAAAATGA
- the nuoH gene encoding NADH-quinone oxidoreductase subunit NuoH: MIRTWLSFIPEPFLTVVLALIVGGVVLNFVAVSALFFIWLERKVAGRMQDRLGPTRVGGKYGWLQTIADGIKLLLKEDFMPTAADGILFRIAPYIAFSASFVSFIALPFGADLVGQELQVAVYFILAVLASEVFGVILAGYASASKWSLFGGIREAAQVVSYEVPRGICVLIPVLISGTLNLNTIGKQQEGYVFDWLIFHDPFTFCAFWIFFICATAGCKRAPFDLAEAESELVAGFHTEYSGLRWSFFFMAEYASMFAVSGIATLLFLGGWHTGFLPFEPSVQFGLAGHLLNLIVFVLKGWCLVFLMMWMRWSLPRLRIDQVMMTCLKYFLPISCGLFLGVCLWQLLAPAALSQSWKFFALAVVLASAGVIIYKLLTAPKIAARGRLMGAWESLPTPLTKNL; this comes from the coding sequence ATGATTCGGACTTGGCTTTCCTTTATCCCCGAACCGTTCCTTACGGTGGTTCTCGCGCTGATCGTCGGCGGAGTTGTCCTGAACTTCGTTGCTGTATCTGCATTGTTCTTCATTTGGCTGGAGCGAAAGGTAGCCGGTCGCATGCAGGACCGGCTGGGACCGACGCGTGTCGGGGGCAAATACGGTTGGCTTCAAACCATCGCGGATGGCATAAAACTTCTCTTGAAAGAAGATTTCATGCCGACTGCGGCCGATGGAATTCTTTTTCGCATCGCCCCCTACATCGCTTTCTCCGCTTCGTTCGTCTCCTTCATAGCTCTGCCCTTCGGGGCCGATCTCGTCGGGCAGGAACTGCAGGTCGCGGTCTACTTCATTCTCGCCGTTCTCGCGAGTGAAGTTTTTGGCGTGATTCTGGCCGGTTATGCTTCGGCCAGCAAATGGTCTCTCTTTGGGGGAATTCGCGAAGCGGCTCAGGTTGTCAGCTACGAAGTTCCCCGCGGCATTTGCGTGCTGATTCCAGTATTGATCAGCGGGACGCTCAATCTCAATACCATTGGGAAACAACAGGAAGGTTATGTCTTCGATTGGTTGATTTTTCACGATCCATTTACTTTTTGCGCTTTCTGGATTTTCTTCATCTGCGCGACTGCGGGTTGTAAGCGAGCTCCCTTCGACTTGGCAGAGGCAGAGAGCGAACTTGTGGCCGGGTTCCATACCGAATACAGCGGCCTGCGATGGTCTTTCTTCTTCATGGCGGAGTACGCCAGCATGTTCGCGGTGAGCGGCATTGCCACTCTATTGTTCCTGGGGGGTTGGCATACCGGATTTCTGCCCTTCGAGCCGAGTGTGCAGTTCGGGCTGGCGGGCCATTTGCTCAATCTGATTGTGTTTGTGCTTAAGGGCTGGTGTCTGGTTTTCCTGATGATGTGGATGCGCTGGTCGCTGCCCCGATTGCGAATCGATCAGGTGATGATGACCTGCCTGAAATACTTCTTGCCCATCAGTTGTGGATTGTTTCTGGGGGTCTGCCTCTGGCAGTTGCTGGCGCCTGCCGCGCTAAGTCAAAGCTGGAAATTTTTTGCCTTGGCCGTGGTTCTGGCAAGCGCTGGCGTCATAATCTACAAGTTACTTACCGCTCCGAAAATTGCCGCGCGCGGCCGATTGATGGGTGCTTGGGAAAGTTTGCCGACGCCATTAACTAAAAACCTATGA
- the scpB gene encoding SMC-Scp complex subunit ScpB: MTVDLSRIARVEAALFLADEPISARKLLQVTGVSNNEILTGALQSLRNRYEAEGSPFQIHEIAGGYQLLTRPQYHRWLSRHFHTADQLKLTSAAMETLSIVAYRQPITRAEVDQLRGVQSQEMLNQLIERGLVKVTGRQESLGRPALYGTSRQFLQVFGLKSIHDLPLID, translated from the coding sequence GTGACCGTGGATTTGTCCCGGATAGCACGGGTCGAGGCGGCCTTATTTCTAGCCGATGAGCCGATCTCCGCCCGAAAGTTACTGCAGGTCACGGGGGTCTCCAATAACGAAATCCTAACCGGGGCACTACAATCGCTCCGAAACCGCTACGAAGCGGAAGGATCTCCGTTTCAGATTCACGAGATCGCCGGTGGTTATCAACTTCTGACCAGGCCTCAGTATCATCGCTGGCTGAGTCGGCATTTTCATACGGCTGACCAACTCAAGCTCACATCCGCGGCCATGGAAACGCTTTCGATCGTGGCTTATCGCCAGCCGATCACCCGAGCCGAGGTCGATCAGCTTCGTGGAGTGCAGTCTCAGGAGATGCTGAATCAACTCATAGAAAGGGGGCTGGTCAAAGTTACCGGGAGACAGGAATCGCTCGGCCGGCCGGCGTTGTATGGCACGAGCCGTCAATTTTTGCAGGTTTTCGGCTTGAAATCGATCCACGATCTTCCACTGATCGATTAA
- a CDS encoding AAA family ATPase — MFEFQMHLLANSDPKGFLERMGLSAEIILIGGFLMGILAGFWSKIKALLWRVISALVQRVEIHTETGHNALVAHLVAKYPRSRLYDRMYGASYEHYRNGRFGMVPYEQFGSRTMIFWKGRIPFLFSNAIESKAATAKSGSQGNNEDVAKIYSTITFFRGSLDVEHLLKEACDSSNNLSWSVASAQEQSRNRFVIHFVPNRKDEDGGHNYGSNGLAWYQQGYYRLLSHKPDELGKAPLHNGSALSNLIFPQRVKDLIKEIELWRNNSDWYRQKGIPWKRGWLLYGPPGTGKTALARAFAEDLNMPIYVYNLAEMNNYDLMKAWSEMQVNVPCIALIEDIDNVFHGRENVARRGSMFPMMMPRHHDKEGEEKDHKNPNPFAPLTFDCLLNCLDGVERADGVFTIVSTNDLSKIDPALGLPRKLPDGETEFISTRPGRIDKAVELTYMEAADKKLMARRILAEYPEAYESMLEFIDKFPTMLETPAQFQERCGQIALKEFWKEKERAEQQNQRCEKQNYCGNFVGPRMPKEAMEVPDFSTEETQLEVPRVK; from the coding sequence ATGTTCGAATTCCAAATGCATTTGCTGGCTAATTCCGACCCCAAGGGATTCTTGGAAAGAATGGGTTTAAGTGCGGAAATTATTTTGATCGGCGGATTCCTCATGGGAATCCTCGCCGGGTTCTGGTCCAAAATCAAAGCTCTCCTTTGGCGCGTGATCAGCGCACTCGTACAGCGTGTGGAGATCCATACGGAAACCGGCCATAACGCACTCGTCGCACACCTGGTGGCAAAGTATCCTCGCTCGAGACTTTACGATCGCATGTACGGGGCCTCCTACGAGCACTACCGCAATGGGAGATTTGGCATGGTTCCTTACGAACAGTTCGGATCCCGAACCATGATCTTCTGGAAGGGCAGAATCCCGTTTCTGTTCAGTAACGCCATAGAATCCAAGGCGGCAACCGCCAAAAGTGGTTCTCAAGGCAACAATGAGGATGTGGCCAAAATTTACTCCACGATCACCTTCTTCCGAGGCTCTCTCGATGTAGAGCATTTGTTAAAGGAAGCTTGCGATTCGAGTAATAACCTCTCCTGGTCGGTTGCCTCAGCTCAGGAGCAAAGCCGAAACCGTTTCGTAATTCATTTCGTCCCCAACCGCAAGGATGAGGACGGAGGCCACAATTACGGAAGCAACGGTCTGGCCTGGTATCAACAGGGCTATTATCGACTGCTTTCGCACAAGCCAGATGAGTTGGGAAAAGCACCGCTTCATAACGGCAGCGCTCTCTCCAATCTGATTTTCCCTCAGCGGGTGAAGGACCTTATCAAAGAAATCGAGCTGTGGCGAAATAACAGCGATTGGTACCGCCAGAAGGGCATTCCCTGGAAAAGAGGATGGTTGTTGTACGGCCCTCCGGGTACCGGTAAGACGGCCCTCGCACGAGCATTTGCGGAAGATTTGAACATGCCGATTTACGTGTACAACCTGGCCGAAATGAACAACTACGACCTGATGAAAGCTTGGAGCGAGATGCAAGTCAACGTCCCTTGTATTGCGCTGATTGAAGATATCGATAATGTGTTCCACGGTCGGGAAAATGTCGCTCGGCGCGGTTCGATGTTCCCGATGATGATGCCCCGGCATCACGATAAAGAGGGTGAAGAAAAAGATCATAAAAACCCCAATCCCTTTGCCCCGCTGACCTTCGACTGTCTTTTGAACTGCCTCGACGGAGTGGAACGGGCGGATGGTGTATTCACCATCGTCTCGACCAACGATCTTTCCAAAATTGATCCGGCTCTCGGCTTACCGCGTAAACTCCCCGATGGAGAAACCGAATTCATCAGCACTCGACCCGGGCGAATCGATAAGGCGGTTGAGCTGACTTACATGGAAGCGGCCGACAAGAAGCTGATGGCCCGGCGAATCCTCGCCGAATATCCGGAAGCTTACGAATCGATGCTCGAATTTATCGATAAGTTTCCAACGATGCTCGAAACCCCCGCCCAATTCCAGGAACGGTGCGGCCAAATCGCGCTCAAAGAATTCTGGAAAGAGAAAGAACGAGCCGAACAGCAAAATCAGCGATGCGAAAAGCAAAATTACTGTGGAAATTTTGTCGGGCCGAGAATGCCAAAAGAGGCAATGGAGGTCCCGGATTTTTCGACGGAGGAGACGCAATTGGAGGTGCCTAGAGTCAAGTGA
- a CDS encoding helix-hairpin-helix domain-containing protein encodes MKRANKSSSRSNVNKFEDIPNIGVSLAADLRQLGYKQPSDLAGEDPYQMYYSLCKITNEKQDPCVLDTFIAAVRYMDGGPKTPWWKFTSERKRTLAALNAAKKESAK; translated from the coding sequence ATGAAACGTGCGAATAAATCCTCCAGCCGAAGTAACGTAAACAAATTTGAAGATATTCCGAATATTGGGGTTTCCCTCGCGGCCGATTTGCGACAGCTCGGCTACAAACAACCGAGCGATCTGGCAGGTGAAGATCCCTACCAGATGTATTACTCGCTTTGCAAAATCACTAACGAGAAGCAGGATCCCTGCGTTCTCGACACTTTTATCGCAGCCGTGCGTTATATGGATGGCGGCCCCAAAACCCCTTGGTGGAAATTCACCTCGGAGCGAAAGAGAACACTTGCGGCTTTGAACGCCGCTAAGAAAGAGTCTGCCAAGTAA
- a CDS encoding glycoside hydrolase family 18 protein: MGNSEKAPFRIAGYLPDYRIADYDFSKIQNLTDLIIFSAEAGKDGAIKLDRLRNTPWQKLQAAKTKYRVRLLLCIGGWERSQEFFQLASSQETRTLFAKSAVQLCLEKRLDGIDIDWEHPKNAREENDYADLLKTCHKELQTQGLLLSVTLAAWQKLPKSGFESVDSINLMAYDHTGKHSTFENAVEDVRKLQIQGAPAEKLLLGVPFYGRKINAPDTTLTYRQLVEKQVLPPESDEHDAIYFNGPKTIQKKTAYARDSGLGGIMIWELGQDAEGKNALLNIINSAASKK, from the coding sequence ATGGGCAATTCTGAAAAAGCTCCTTTTCGAATTGCGGGTTACCTTCCAGATTATCGAATTGCCGATTACGATTTCTCCAAAATTCAAAATCTCACCGATCTGATTATTTTCTCGGCCGAGGCTGGTAAGGACGGTGCCATCAAGTTGGACAGATTGCGGAATACACCCTGGCAAAAGCTCCAGGCCGCGAAGACAAAATACCGCGTTCGACTGCTCCTATGCATTGGCGGCTGGGAAAGATCGCAGGAATTTTTCCAGCTAGCCAGCAGTCAGGAAACTCGCACTCTGTTCGCCAAATCTGCAGTTCAGTTGTGCCTCGAGAAGAGGCTGGATGGCATCGATATCGACTGGGAACATCCCAAGAATGCCAGGGAAGAAAATGATTATGCGGATCTTCTGAAAACCTGCCACAAGGAACTGCAGACACAAGGACTACTGCTCAGCGTCACCCTGGCAGCCTGGCAAAAATTGCCTAAATCCGGCTTCGAAAGTGTCGATAGCATCAATCTGATGGCTTACGATCATACCGGAAAGCACTCCACTTTTGAGAACGCTGTTGAGGACGTTCGCAAATTGCAGATTCAAGGAGCTCCTGCCGAGAAACTGCTGCTCGGCGTGCCTTTTTATGGAAGGAAAATCAACGCTCCGGACACCACTTTGACTTACCGGCAACTAGTTGAAAAACAGGTTTTACCGCCTGAAAGCGATGAACACGATGCGATCTACTTTAACGGCCCAAAAACAATTCAGAAGAAAACTGCCTATGCGCGGGACTCGGGACTGGGTGGCATCATGATCTGGGAGTTGGGTCAGGATGCGGAAGGAAAGAATGCACTGCTGAATATAATCAACAGTGCTGCATCGAAGAAATAG
- a CDS encoding heavy metal translocating P-type ATPase → MSRTCDYCKGLISGKGYQGRPWPNTPPANYCCFGCLSLGEADLASLKQPSNHSWKLDGFSIRLGVSLFIIGQSMIFGLGINLHDDTPRTVKLIVHGIILAATLVVVALLGWPLFRNTLSELSRKRITVELLFILTLVGAMAASLQSFISGSGPIYFEVVSVLLVVYSLGKAIGARSRAAALASSRQWAKELATSRLVDSNGRTRNIPVSEVQIGDRVEVHPGESFSVDGVIREGTGFVSEAAVRGEPFAVVRRQGDQILAGTISYDALFRVEATKPGKERQIDRLLNAVEEAKSKPLSVQSIADRLTAIFLPILLILAGGTFAYWTSVAGWQTGTFRSMSVLLVACPCALGLATPIVLWSALGRLAERGIVVQSGDVIERLATADSVLFDKTGTLTEDRYALTDLVTTEKGVKRQELLSWLGAVQQKSDHPVARPFAELITGSDVNVLSFQTFSGRGVRAIIRDASGEQHEVKIGRPEWLDEKGEILFQLESQLLHREGHKIAFSLDGAVAGLAVLTERLRDSASDTLESLQRMQIPFEVLTGDRTERAEALGLQHSLGNLLPEEKQSHIQRLIDKGRHPIMIGDGVNDAAALKTAHVSFAMASGTDIALGSSDAVMYTTDLRVIPWAMALSREAMRVVRRNIFRATAYNILGVSLAACGMLHPITAALLMVFSSLLVAWSSVRIGVPANFDHCFAPPIPVAKARFDLGLTLKMFLHMAAFFGQAWMAVRMLELTGTAANLVILGFTICGGILSLLWSNQKEIGHDLDMSFGMISLGNFGMLLGWWADNSFQPFQNLGTCECVEAMHRGVFKPWMWLLMLMFSNLAMLFAARRPHPNLRYHRFAMFTGGNVGMVLGMFAGGWLASRIVTDQIQTGALLSFTGMTLGMIIGMWLLTRITQESILWMLSLRRIPGWLRTADSASAEFLDTTGLPK, encoded by the coding sequence ATGTCCCGCACGTGTGATTATTGCAAAGGATTGATCTCCGGAAAGGGATATCAGGGCCGGCCCTGGCCTAATACTCCTCCCGCAAATTACTGCTGTTTTGGCTGCTTAAGCCTGGGCGAAGCCGATCTGGCTTCGCTTAAACAACCTTCAAATCATTCCTGGAAGTTAGACGGTTTCTCTATCCGTCTGGGAGTTAGCCTGTTCATCATCGGGCAATCGATGATTTTTGGTCTGGGGATTAACCTCCACGACGATACACCACGAACCGTAAAGCTGATCGTTCATGGCATCATCCTGGCAGCGACTTTGGTCGTCGTGGCACTCCTCGGCTGGCCACTTTTTCGGAACACTCTTTCTGAACTCTCGCGGAAACGAATTACCGTGGAACTGTTGTTTATCCTGACCCTCGTCGGGGCAATGGCAGCTTCCCTACAATCCTTCATTTCAGGTTCTGGCCCCATCTATTTTGAAGTCGTCAGCGTTCTTTTAGTGGTTTACTCGCTGGGAAAAGCCATTGGCGCTCGAAGTCGGGCGGCTGCACTGGCTTCCTCTCGGCAGTGGGCAAAAGAACTCGCCACTTCCCGCTTAGTCGACTCGAACGGTCGAACGCGAAATATTCCCGTTTCCGAAGTGCAGATTGGGGATCGTGTCGAAGTTCACCCTGGGGAATCGTTCAGCGTGGACGGCGTCATCCGGGAAGGAACTGGCTTCGTTTCGGAGGCCGCTGTTAGGGGAGAGCCTTTCGCGGTGGTTCGTCGACAAGGGGATCAGATTCTTGCCGGTACAATCAGCTACGATGCGCTCTTTCGCGTGGAAGCGACGAAGCCCGGAAAAGAACGGCAGATTGATCGTCTTTTGAATGCGGTCGAGGAGGCGAAATCCAAACCGCTTTCGGTTCAGTCGATTGCGGATCGCCTCACGGCCATTTTTCTCCCTATTCTCCTCATCCTTGCCGGTGGCACTTTTGCTTACTGGACGAGTGTCGCCGGCTGGCAGACCGGAACATTCCGATCCATGTCGGTACTCCTTGTCGCCTGCCCTTGTGCCTTAGGATTGGCCACTCCCATCGTACTCTGGTCAGCTTTGGGACGTCTGGCGGAAAGAGGGATAGTCGTTCAATCGGGCGATGTCATCGAGCGATTGGCCACGGCCGATAGCGTCCTCTTCGACAAGACCGGCACACTGACCGAAGATCGCTATGCTCTAACGGATTTGGTCACCACGGAGAAAGGAGTCAAGCGGCAGGAACTATTGAGTTGGCTGGGAGCCGTGCAGCAGAAAAGCGATCATCCGGTGGCTCGACCGTTTGCGGAATTGATTACGGGCTCGGATGTTAACGTTCTTTCTTTCCAAACATTCTCGGGTCGCGGCGTACGGGCCATCATCCGAGATGCCTCTGGAGAACAACACGAGGTAAAAATCGGCCGTCCGGAATGGCTCGATGAAAAAGGCGAAATTCTGTTTCAGCTGGAATCGCAACTGCTGCATCGGGAAGGCCACAAAATTGCATTCTCACTGGATGGAGCTGTTGCGGGTCTTGCGGTTCTCACCGAGCGACTTCGCGATTCCGCCTCCGACACACTGGAAAGTCTGCAGCGAATGCAGATTCCGTTCGAGGTTCTGACCGGGGATCGTACGGAGCGAGCGGAAGCTCTCGGCCTTCAGCACTCGCTGGGCAATTTACTCCCGGAAGAAAAACAGTCCCACATTCAACGGCTCATCGATAAGGGTCGCCATCCCATCATGATTGGCGATGGAGTGAACGACGCGGCCGCTTTAAAAACGGCGCACGTCAGTTTCGCTATGGCTTCGGGAACTGACATCGCACTGGGTTCCTCAGACGCTGTAATGTACACGACGGATCTTCGCGTAATCCCCTGGGCGATGGCCTTAAGTCGGGAAGCCATGCGGGTCGTCCGCCGTAATATCTTCCGGGCGACAGCTTATAACATTCTTGGGGTGTCACTGGCCGCTTGCGGTATGCTGCACCCAATTACGGCAGCACTTCTCATGGTGTTTTCCAGCCTGCTGGTGGCGTGGTCCAGCGTACGAATTGGAGTCCCCGCTAATTTCGATCACTGCTTTGCTCCCCCGATCCCGGTAGCGAAAGCCCGTTTCGACTTGGGCCTGACGCTCAAAATGTTCCTTCACATGGCGGCGTTTTTTGGCCAGGCCTGGATGGCAGTGAGAATGCTGGAACTGACGGGTACCGCGGCCAATCTGGTAATCCTCGGATTTACTATCTGCGGCGGGATACTGTCTCTCTTATGGTCGAACCAAAAAGAGATCGGCCATGATCTCGATATGTCTTTTGGAATGATTTCCCTGGGCAACTTCGGGATGCTGCTGGGTTGGTGGGCCGACAATTCGTTTCAGCCGTTCCAGAATCTCGGTACCTGTGAGTGCGTCGAGGCCATGCACAGAGGCGTATTCAAGCCGTGGATGTGGTTGCTCATGCTCATGTTTTCGAACTTGGCCATGCTATTTGCGGCCCGACGGCCCCATCCCAATTTGCGGTATCATCGATTTGCGATGTTTACAGGTGGAAACGTCGGGATGGTTTTGGGAATGTTTGCCGGCGGTTGGCTGGCCTCCCGGATCGTCACTGATCAGATTCAAACCGGAGCTTTGCTCAGTTTCACGGGTATGACACTGGGAATGATCATCGGTATGTGGCTCCTGACGCGTATTACCCAAGAAAGCATACTTTGGATGTTATCCTTGCGGAGAATTCCCGGCTGGTTGCGGACGGCGGATTCAGCTAGCGCGGAATTCCTGGACACGACAGGTTTGCCAAAATAG